Proteins found in one Legionella pneumophila subsp. pascullei genomic segment:
- a CDS encoding cell division protein ZipA C-terminal FtsZ-binding domain-containing protein, whose amino-acid sequence MQANWSLILNVLLLIGVLVAIGRLMKTRRQSLNQEHYQPSLGQAENSSYGSQSYNDEIIAVRKVNREAPLDFENFDGSEKRQSIRKPTVKTAQPQLIPEEEELESNERTESSDSDCSSSTVMVFLLAKENRQFAGYELLQTVLAAGLRFGERHLFHRHQLSNGQGPVLCSLAAATATGVFDLQNIGAFSVRGLCLFMQISNNPDIDAERFSIMLDTAKLLSEGLDAYLLDDQRKPLTEERIARYHRYLKIEHLMDDYVTN is encoded by the coding sequence ATGCAGGCAAATTGGAGCTTAATTCTTAATGTCCTGTTGTTAATTGGCGTTCTAGTGGCTATTGGCCGTTTAATGAAGACTAGAAGACAGAGCTTAAATCAAGAACACTATCAACCTTCTCTTGGCCAAGCTGAAAATAGTTCCTATGGCTCTCAATCATATAATGATGAAATTATCGCTGTGCGAAAGGTCAATAGGGAGGCTCCTTTGGATTTTGAAAATTTTGATGGTTCAGAAAAGCGACAATCAATAAGAAAGCCAACTGTAAAAACAGCCCAACCTCAATTGATTCCTGAGGAAGAGGAGTTGGAATCCAATGAAAGAACAGAATCCTCCGATAGTGACTGCTCGTCTTCGACAGTAATGGTGTTTCTGTTGGCCAAAGAAAATCGGCAATTTGCCGGCTATGAATTATTGCAAACTGTTTTAGCAGCCGGTTTGAGATTTGGAGAGAGGCACTTGTTTCATAGGCATCAATTGTCGAATGGACAAGGCCCTGTGCTTTGCAGTTTAGCTGCAGCTACAGCAACGGGTGTTTTTGATTTACAAAATATTGGTGCTTTTAGCGTAAGAGGATTATGTCTGTTCATGCAAATATCAAATAACCCTGATATCGATGCAGAACGTTTTTCTATTATGCTAGATACCGCCAAGCTATTAAGTGAAGGGCTGGATGCTTATTTGCTGGATGACCAACGAAAACCTCTGACGGAAGAGCGTATTGCACGGTATCATCGATACTTGAAAATTGAGCATTTGATGGATGATTATGTAACAAACTAA
- the smc gene encoding chromosome segregation protein SMC, whose translation MHLKQLKLAGFKSFVDPTTVHFPSRLVAVVGPNGCGKSNIIDAVRWVMGESSAKNLRGESMTDIIFNGSSNRKPVGQASVELVFDNSLGRLTGPFASYGEIAVKRVVTRDGDSFYYLNGTRCRRKDITDIFLGTGAGARSYSIIGQGTVSRLIEAKPEELRVYLEEAAGVSKYKERRRETLQRIEQTRDNLTRVADIREELGKHLQRLERQAKAAKRYTILKEEEKICRAEIQALKWQEYSEKQTVKQRELQELAIRNEQQQSLLTHCHKDRAVLNEQLQDAIDQSQLIQDSLYHSGTEIARLEEAIQQQEREKKRLENDRQQMQVDSQLIEEQLKLDNEELHNSKLRAQQLEEHLHHLKMEFKAQESLWQEKQKEQSQWEKIWQEVQIKSNAIKNEYQLTQAKLQHLEQKRHQVLVRLEKLNLEQSAISLDDLKKCKNELQEKHFQLKETQEFDEEQLRQANEAQSDLHDQLQNIEQQLHALQDEFHRLNSELAALKAAQIAAKKENRPNKDGITEWSDKPRLMDILKVEPQWQSSCEMVLGDDLIAYVFDDFAELWSQWQYFQDHKESVVTMRALDRQQQERPRLADKVQGLVPSTVNHLEHIYAAENLDEAKAWLPDLLAHESIVTVNGIWLGKGWIKLPRQTEQDEVGVLARQQRIIELSFSVESLQQEIESIRLARDSYKARLQENLNFIKLHQLNLNASNEALRNHIIAINSQEQAIFHAEKQKDAITNEIIELESSLEELNAEQLGMAEKIRELEGQYQASELQFKQFINEKEAWNTVLVEQNKQVESVRALLHQSELEYDREVTKIQQITDRIGREKERLQRAQIRLEELTQHYLQSVAPEAGLKNQLAASLIKHGEIESLLTLSREKVSQLKLQLEDQEKLILNYDQEVKRIQEIMNQIQMEKQALSVRASSIQETLDETNLQAQSLLERIPSGVTQSMKEDELLAISEKIKRLGAINLAAIEEFASEQQRKVYLDEQYNDLSQALATLETAIEKMDNETKSRLENTFDEVNTSFKALFPRLFGGGRAQLELTCDNLLEAGIVVMAQPPGKRNSSIHLLSGGEKAMTAVALVFAIFQLNPSPFCMLDEVDAPLDDLNVSRFCDLVKEMSQFIQFLFITHNKVTMELADHLVGVTMREPGVSRLVAVDVKQALTME comes from the coding sequence ATGCATTTGAAGCAATTAAAATTGGCTGGTTTTAAATCATTTGTTGACCCCACCACGGTTCATTTTCCCAGTCGTTTGGTCGCTGTTGTTGGTCCGAATGGATGCGGCAAATCAAATATTATTGATGCAGTTCGTTGGGTTATGGGTGAAAGCTCTGCCAAAAATCTTCGCGGAGAGTCCATGACGGACATTATCTTTAACGGCTCTTCCAATCGCAAACCAGTAGGACAGGCATCAGTAGAATTGGTATTTGATAATAGTTTGGGAAGACTGACTGGTCCTTTTGCCAGTTATGGTGAAATCGCAGTAAAGCGAGTAGTCACTCGGGATGGTGACTCTTTTTATTATTTGAATGGTACTCGATGCAGGCGAAAAGATATTACTGATATTTTTTTAGGCACAGGAGCAGGTGCGCGAAGTTACTCGATTATTGGCCAAGGTACTGTATCTCGATTAATAGAAGCCAAACCGGAGGAGTTAAGAGTTTATTTGGAGGAAGCGGCCGGGGTTTCAAAATACAAAGAACGGCGGAGAGAAACTTTACAACGTATTGAACAAACAAGAGATAATCTGACTCGTGTCGCTGATATTAGAGAAGAATTAGGCAAGCATTTGCAACGTTTGGAGCGACAGGCCAAAGCAGCAAAGCGCTATACTATATTAAAGGAAGAGGAAAAAATTTGCCGAGCTGAGATTCAGGCTCTTAAATGGCAGGAGTACTCAGAAAAACAAACAGTGAAACAGCGGGAATTGCAAGAGTTAGCCATCCGTAATGAGCAGCAACAAAGTTTATTAACTCATTGCCACAAGGACCGCGCTGTTTTAAATGAACAATTACAAGATGCCATTGATCAATCCCAATTAATTCAGGATTCTCTCTATCATTCAGGAACTGAGATAGCGCGTCTTGAAGAAGCGATTCAGCAACAGGAAAGAGAAAAAAAGCGTTTGGAAAATGACAGGCAGCAAATGCAGGTTGATTCTCAACTCATTGAAGAGCAACTTAAGCTGGATAATGAGGAATTGCACAATAGCAAGCTTAGGGCTCAACAGTTAGAAGAGCATTTACATCATTTAAAAATGGAATTCAAAGCGCAGGAATCTCTATGGCAAGAAAAACAAAAGGAACAATCGCAATGGGAGAAAATTTGGCAAGAGGTGCAAATTAAGTCCAATGCTATTAAAAATGAATACCAACTCACTCAAGCCAAACTACAACATTTAGAACAGAAACGTCATCAAGTCCTGGTAAGGTTGGAAAAATTGAATTTGGAACAATCAGCCATCTCGCTTGACGATTTAAAAAAATGTAAAAATGAATTGCAAGAAAAGCATTTCCAATTGAAAGAAACACAGGAGTTTGATGAAGAACAGCTCAGGCAAGCGAATGAGGCTCAATCGGATTTGCACGATCAATTACAAAATATTGAGCAACAATTACATGCATTGCAAGATGAGTTTCATCGTTTAAACAGTGAACTGGCGGCATTAAAAGCTGCTCAAATCGCAGCAAAAAAAGAAAATCGGCCTAATAAGGACGGAATTACAGAATGGTCAGATAAGCCAAGATTAATGGATATTTTAAAGGTCGAACCTCAATGGCAATCTTCTTGTGAAATGGTATTAGGAGACGATCTAATCGCTTATGTATTCGATGATTTTGCCGAGTTATGGTCTCAGTGGCAGTATTTCCAAGATCATAAAGAGAGCGTAGTGACGATGAGAGCTCTCGATCGGCAACAACAAGAACGGCCAAGGTTAGCTGATAAAGTTCAAGGTCTGGTTCCCTCAACAGTGAATCATCTTGAGCATATTTATGCTGCGGAGAATCTTGATGAGGCGAAGGCTTGGCTTCCTGATTTATTGGCCCATGAATCAATTGTTACCGTCAATGGTATTTGGCTAGGTAAAGGGTGGATAAAATTACCTCGCCAAACAGAACAAGATGAGGTGGGAGTTCTTGCCAGACAGCAAAGGATTATCGAGTTGAGTTTCAGTGTGGAATCTTTACAACAAGAAATTGAATCCATCCGTTTGGCAAGAGATAGTTATAAAGCCCGACTACAGGAAAATTTGAACTTTATAAAGCTGCATCAATTAAATTTAAATGCCAGTAATGAGGCGCTACGTAATCATATCATTGCAATAAATAGTCAGGAACAAGCCATTTTTCACGCTGAAAAACAGAAGGATGCTATCACTAACGAGATAATAGAGTTGGAGTCGTCGCTGGAAGAACTAAACGCAGAACAACTGGGAATGGCTGAGAAAATAAGAGAGCTGGAAGGCCAATATCAGGCTTCTGAGTTACAATTTAAGCAATTTATAAATGAAAAAGAGGCATGGAATACAGTTCTCGTTGAACAAAATAAGCAAGTAGAGAGTGTCCGTGCTTTATTGCATCAAAGTGAATTGGAGTATGATAGGGAAGTTACTAAGATACAGCAAATAACTGACAGGATTGGTAGAGAAAAAGAGCGGCTGCAACGGGCACAGATACGTTTAGAAGAGTTAACTCAACATTATTTGCAATCAGTAGCGCCAGAAGCCGGACTTAAAAATCAATTGGCAGCATCGTTGATAAAACATGGTGAAATTGAGTCATTGTTGACTTTGAGCCGAGAGAAAGTATCTCAGCTTAAGTTGCAACTTGAAGACCAAGAGAAATTAATTTTAAACTATGATCAGGAAGTGAAACGGATTCAGGAAATCATGAATCAAATCCAAATGGAAAAACAGGCTCTATCCGTTCGTGCAAGTTCAATTCAGGAAACTCTGGATGAGACTAATTTACAAGCACAGTCTTTATTAGAGAGAATTCCATCTGGAGTAACGCAAAGCATGAAAGAAGATGAATTGCTCGCGATTTCGGAGAAGATTAAAAGGTTAGGCGCTATCAACCTGGCAGCCATAGAAGAATTTGCTAGCGAACAGCAGCGCAAAGTGTACCTGGATGAGCAATATAATGATTTGAGCCAAGCTTTAGCTACTTTGGAAACTGCCATTGAAAAGATGGATAATGAAACGAAATCACGTCTTGAAAATACATTTGATGAGGTGAATACTTCTTTCAAGGCGCTTTTTCCAAGATTATTTGGTGGTGGTCGAGCCCAGCTCGAATTGACTTGTGATAATCTGTTAGAAGCTGGGATTGTAGTAATGGCACAGCCACCTGGAAAACGAAATAGTTCTATTCATCTATTATCTGGTGGTGAAAAGGCAATGACCGCTGTCGCTTTGGTGTTTGCGATTTTTCAGCTAAATCCTTCACCATTTTGTATGTTAGATGAAGTGGATGCACCTTTAGATGACTTAAATGTAAGTCGGTTTTGCGATTTAGTGAAAGAGATGTCACAATTCATACAATTCCTGTTTATTACTCATAATAAGGTAACTATGGAATTGGCTGATCATTTAGTAGGGGTGACCATGCGTGAGCCGGGAGTGTCTCGTTTGGTTGCGGTTGATGTGAAACAAGCTTTGACTATGGAGTAA
- a CDS encoding HAD family acid phosphatase, with protein sequence MKQQFYKLPQILISLCLLLLLSTPIQAEPPNLSLIRKEIKNYYDSGLYHHELQRTIKLAQEYIHQQYLINKNNKHPQKLAIVLDIDETSLSNYDKMVKRDFTGNKEQIHKEILAANSPAIKPMLTLYKNALKRGIKVFFVTGRQESERDATRTNLINAGYTKWAGLYLRPNGYSSPSIIPFKSKTRQMIEKKGYTIIASIGDQCSDIQGGYAKKGFKLPNPFYYLP encoded by the coding sequence ATGAAACAGCAATTCTATAAATTGCCCCAAATTCTAATAAGCCTTTGTCTCCTATTGCTTCTTTCCACTCCAATCCAAGCTGAACCGCCAAATCTTAGTTTAATTAGAAAAGAAATTAAAAACTATTACGACTCTGGCTTGTATCATCACGAACTGCAACGAACCATCAAGTTAGCTCAAGAATATATACACCAACAATATTTAATCAATAAAAATAACAAGCACCCACAAAAACTCGCCATAGTACTTGATATTGATGAAACCAGCCTGTCCAACTATGACAAGATGGTAAAACGCGATTTTACCGGTAACAAAGAGCAAATTCATAAAGAAATACTTGCCGCCAATTCCCCGGCAATCAAGCCCATGCTGACACTTTATAAAAATGCCTTAAAAAGGGGTATCAAAGTATTTTTTGTAACCGGAAGACAAGAATCCGAACGCGACGCCACCCGCACCAATTTAATTAATGCAGGATATACCAAATGGGCGGGACTTTATCTGCGACCTAATGGCTATTCTTCCCCATCGATCATCCCTTTTAAATCAAAAACAAGACAAATGATAGAAAAAAAAGGATACACCATCATTGCCAGTATTGGTGATCAATGCAGTGACATCCAAGGGGGGTATGCTAAAAAAGGATTTAAGCTTCCCAATCCATTTTACTACTTGCCTTAA
- a CDS encoding C1 family peptidase — MSKLINLAVLSLSSSLAFAGPLTLKGEVDVHITPKNPSGIAQSLTFKLPKYELSTEAKSYLREQLSEYPKNGINTANFSSELPRKVKLGMQLTPVLDQGYHGSCVTFAVTAAINAALGAGDYISQLCNLELGSYLAIHDKAKASGWNGSFGYWVLQQISEYGIISQNYQKLNGCAGVREYPLEDENNEGKPMPDSEFLAHSVPVSNLISWEALLKDEESFSAKADMNQIVYQIKEELAKGNRLTIGMLLDVFVGDAGAVGTNRAYHDTWMLTPEIVLDAMNGMIYAGHELVITGYDDDLEVMDEDGHINQGVFTLRNSWSKFAGDQGDYYVTYDYVKFLAMEVMAIRMKEKAA; from the coding sequence ATGAGTAAGTTAATTAATTTAGCTGTATTGTCTTTGTCTTCATCATTAGCTTTTGCAGGCCCTTTGACTTTAAAAGGAGAGGTTGATGTACACATCACGCCAAAAAATCCAAGTGGTATTGCTCAAAGTTTAACATTTAAGCTACCCAAGTACGAATTATCGACCGAAGCAAAATCTTATTTGCGCGAGCAGCTGTCAGAATATCCTAAAAATGGAATAAACACAGCCAATTTTTCTTCTGAATTACCAAGAAAAGTTAAATTGGGAATGCAATTAACACCCGTATTGGATCAGGGATATCATGGTAGTTGTGTCACTTTCGCAGTTACTGCTGCCATCAATGCTGCTCTTGGAGCTGGGGATTACATTAGTCAATTGTGTAATCTGGAGTTAGGAAGTTATTTGGCTATACATGACAAGGCCAAGGCTAGCGGTTGGAATGGTTCTTTTGGGTACTGGGTTCTTCAACAGATTTCTGAATACGGTATTATTAGCCAGAATTATCAAAAATTGAATGGTTGTGCCGGTGTTAGAGAATATCCGTTAGAAGACGAAAACAATGAAGGGAAACCCATGCCCGACTCAGAGTTCTTGGCTCATAGTGTCCCAGTCTCCAATTTAATCAGCTGGGAGGCTTTGTTGAAGGATGAAGAATCCTTTTCAGCTAAAGCGGATATGAATCAAATCGTCTATCAGATCAAGGAGGAGTTAGCGAAAGGTAATCGCTTGACTATCGGTATGTTATTGGATGTGTTTGTTGGAGATGCCGGAGCTGTAGGTACTAACCGTGCTTACCATGACACCTGGATGTTAACACCTGAAATTGTACTGGACGCGATGAATGGAATGATTTACGCCGGGCATGAATTAGTGATCACAGGTTATGATGATGATCTTGAAGTGATGGACGAAGATGGACATATCAATCAAGGCGTTTTCACTTTACGTAACTCCTGGTCTAAATTTGCTGGAGATCAAGGGGATTATTACGTGACCTATGATTATGTTAAATTCCTGGCTATGGAAGTCATGGCAATTCGTATGAAAGAAAAAGCCGCTTAA
- a CDS encoding Tim44 domain-containing protein, whose translation MRTLLSCFLIALLSFGLIINEASAKRFGGGRSFGVQRSHSSLFSSNKTYNQSSLAQKANKNRWGGVLGGLLVGGLLASLFMGNGLANGLITWLILGAAIFFIISFLRRKMSPGFQSAQSGTFRQNSFQQFTQNYENRNSGGAHFAQQEINFDKENFLRDAKVTFIRLQAAYDQKNLQDLQAFTVPEVFAEIKMQLDERGEAPNQTEVISLDAKLLDVSKQSLSTMASVQFTGTIKENGELSNLDEIWHFRQFDNSRGEWVVGGIQQEVFQP comes from the coding sequence ATGCGTACTCTATTGTCATGTTTCCTGATAGCCTTATTGTCTTTTGGTTTAATTATCAATGAGGCCTCCGCTAAACGCTTTGGCGGTGGGCGTAGTTTCGGGGTTCAACGTTCTCACAGCAGTCTTTTCTCATCCAATAAAACATACAACCAATCTTCATTAGCACAAAAAGCTAATAAAAACAGATGGGGTGGCGTATTAGGAGGTCTCCTGGTTGGAGGATTATTAGCCAGTCTCTTTATGGGTAATGGTTTGGCAAATGGGTTAATCACCTGGCTAATCCTTGGTGCAGCCATTTTCTTTATCATCAGCTTCTTGCGCAGAAAAATGAGTCCGGGATTTCAATCAGCTCAATCCGGCACATTCCGCCAAAACTCTTTTCAACAATTCACTCAAAACTACGAAAACCGAAATAGTGGCGGCGCTCATTTTGCTCAGCAAGAAATCAACTTTGATAAGGAGAATTTTCTTCGTGATGCCAAAGTAACTTTTATACGCTTGCAAGCGGCTTATGACCAAAAAAATCTGCAAGATTTACAAGCATTTACAGTTCCTGAAGTATTTGCGGAAATTAAAATGCAACTGGATGAACGTGGTGAGGCCCCAAACCAAACAGAAGTCATTTCCCTGGATGCAAAATTGCTTGATGTATCCAAACAATCCTTATCCACTATGGCCAGCGTACAATTTACTGGAACAATCAAAGAGAATGGTGAACTATCTAACCTGGATGAAATCTGGCATTTCCGCCAATTTGATAACAGCAGGGGAGAGTGGGTTGTAGGAGGCATTCAGCAAGAAGTATTTCAGCCATAA
- the greA gene encoding transcription elongation factor GreA codes for MSKHPMTVQGAEALKSELHRLKFVDRPRIVEAIATARAHGDLKENAEYHAAREQQSFNEGRIQELEAKLSHAQIIDISKLPNNGKVIFGSTVTICHVATGSELTYKIVGEDEADIKLNKISYSSPIARALIGKELDDAVTVETPGGMVEYEIIKVQYLVD; via the coding sequence ATGAGTAAACATCCTATGACAGTTCAAGGTGCAGAAGCACTAAAATCAGAATTGCATCGCTTAAAGTTTGTGGATCGTCCTCGCATTGTAGAAGCAATTGCAACGGCAAGAGCTCATGGTGATTTGAAAGAAAATGCGGAATATCATGCAGCTCGAGAACAGCAAAGTTTTAATGAAGGGCGTATTCAAGAACTTGAAGCGAAGTTGTCTCATGCGCAAATAATTGATATCAGTAAATTACCAAACAATGGTAAAGTGATATTTGGTTCAACTGTTACAATTTGTCATGTAGCTACAGGCTCAGAATTAACCTATAAAATAGTTGGGGAGGATGAAGCCGATATTAAACTGAACAAAATTTCATACAGTTCTCCTATTGCCCGAGCTTTAATTGGCAAAGAACTTGATGACGCTGTCACAGTAGAGACACCTGGCGGTATGGTAGAATATGAAATTATCAAGGTGCAATATCTTGTTGACTGA
- the carB gene encoding carbamoyl-phosphate synthase large subunit — translation MPKRTDIKSILILGAGPIVIGQACEFDYSGTQAVRALKEEGYRVILVNSNPATIMTDPELADATYIEPVQWKEVARIIEIERPDALLPTMGGQTALNCALDLVREGVLAKYSVEMIGATREAIDRAEDREKFRQLMIKIGLDMPRSAIAHSLEEAIQVQARLGFPAIIRPSFTMGGSGGGIAYNREEFEEICIRGLELSPTRELLIDESVLGWKEYEMEVVRDKNDNCIIVCTIENFDPMGVHTGDSITVAPAQTLTDKEYQRMRDAAIKVLRAVGVDTGGSNVQFAINPEDGRMLVVEMNPRVSRSSALASKATGFPIAKVAAKLAVGYTLDELKNEITGGKTPASFEPSIDYVVTKVPRFNFDKFPQTPDTLTTQMKSVGEVMAIGSNFQESLQKAIRGLEIGRCGLHSLFQKEDMARLRGHLREPTPDRLWYIADAFRQNLSLEEIYLESRVDPWFLAQIQELVLLERSIIGKTIQDLDKTTLHLMKHRGFADAYLAKLLGCTEAQVRARRIELGVLPVYKRIDSCAGEFPSDTAYMYSCYEGSCEARPESNKKKIMILGGGPNRIGQGIEFDYCCVHAALSLRSAGYQTIMVNCNPETVSTDFDTSDRLYFEPVTLEDVLSVVAIEQPEGVIVHYGGQTPLKLARDLEANGVKIIGTSSDAIDMAEDRERFQQMVKELKLHQPDNGTVRSEAEAIELANKIGYPLVVRPSYVLGGRAMEIVYQEEDLRHYLSHAVEVSNDSPVLLDKFLNDAIEVDIDAVCDGKDVLIGAIMEHIEQAGIHSGDSACTLPPFSLGVVVQQDLIEQIRKMALKLGVVGLINAQFAIQADDIYVLEVNPRASRTVPFVSKATGLPLAKIAALCKVGISLKDQGLNQNHHVPSFYSIKLPVFPFIKFSGVDSILGPEMKSTGEVMGIAKRFGQAYAKAQLGAGCHIAKRRRAFVSVRDADKTRVGEIAKRLIELGFEIIATRGTALALQAAGVDCRRVFKVAEGRPHVLDFIKNNEIDFIVNTTEGKQAIADSFAIRRNALQHKVSYTTTLSGAEAACLAMKYEDRETVTRLQDLH, via the coding sequence ATGCCAAAACGAACCGATATAAAATCTATTCTAATTCTTGGAGCAGGGCCTATTGTGATTGGTCAGGCTTGTGAGTTTGATTATTCAGGTACCCAAGCAGTACGTGCTTTGAAAGAAGAAGGATATCGAGTGATATTAGTCAACTCTAATCCAGCAACCATAATGACTGATCCTGAGCTCGCTGATGCCACCTATATAGAGCCTGTTCAATGGAAAGAAGTTGCTCGTATTATTGAGATAGAGAGGCCAGATGCCCTTTTGCCGACGATGGGAGGACAAACAGCTTTAAATTGCGCCTTGGATTTGGTAAGAGAAGGGGTATTAGCCAAGTACTCGGTTGAAATGATTGGGGCGACGCGTGAAGCCATAGACAGGGCGGAAGATAGAGAAAAATTTCGCCAACTGATGATTAAAATCGGATTGGATATGCCAAGGTCAGCGATTGCTCATAGCCTGGAAGAGGCAATTCAGGTGCAAGCTCGTTTAGGTTTTCCTGCTATCATCAGGCCTTCATTTACCATGGGTGGTAGTGGAGGTGGTATTGCCTATAACCGTGAAGAATTTGAAGAAATTTGTATTAGAGGATTGGAGTTGTCGCCAACTCGCGAGCTTTTGATTGATGAATCGGTTCTGGGCTGGAAAGAATATGAAATGGAAGTTGTCCGGGATAAAAATGATAATTGCATTATTGTTTGTACTATAGAAAATTTTGACCCTATGGGGGTGCATACCGGAGATTCCATTACCGTTGCTCCAGCACAAACATTAACTGATAAAGAATATCAACGGATGCGGGATGCGGCGATTAAAGTATTAAGAGCAGTTGGTGTGGATACGGGTGGGTCTAACGTTCAGTTTGCTATCAATCCTGAAGATGGGCGCATGCTGGTTGTGGAAATGAACCCACGTGTATCTCGAAGCTCGGCTTTGGCATCAAAAGCGACCGGTTTTCCTATTGCCAAGGTCGCAGCAAAATTGGCAGTGGGCTATACCTTGGATGAATTGAAAAACGAAATCACCGGGGGTAAAACACCAGCGTCCTTTGAGCCCAGCATCGATTACGTCGTTACTAAAGTTCCGCGATTTAATTTTGATAAATTTCCACAAACTCCAGATACGCTAACCACTCAAATGAAATCAGTCGGAGAAGTCATGGCGATTGGTTCTAATTTCCAGGAATCATTGCAGAAAGCCATAAGAGGTTTAGAGATTGGACGATGTGGGTTGCATTCGTTGTTTCAAAAAGAGGACATGGCGCGTTTACGTGGGCATTTACGAGAACCCACTCCGGATAGACTTTGGTATATTGCTGATGCGTTTAGGCAAAATTTATCACTTGAGGAAATTTATCTGGAAAGTCGGGTTGATCCATGGTTTCTGGCGCAAATTCAAGAGTTGGTTCTTTTAGAGCGCTCAATCATTGGAAAAACGATTCAGGATCTGGATAAAACCACTTTACACTTGATGAAACACCGAGGTTTTGCTGACGCGTACTTGGCCAAGTTGCTTGGTTGTACTGAAGCACAAGTGCGGGCAAGACGTATTGAATTAGGGGTCTTGCCTGTCTACAAGAGGATTGATTCTTGTGCTGGAGAATTCCCTAGTGATACAGCCTACATGTATTCTTGTTATGAAGGGAGCTGTGAAGCACGTCCTGAAAGTAATAAGAAAAAGATTATGATTCTTGGAGGTGGACCTAATCGAATTGGTCAAGGCATCGAATTTGATTATTGCTGTGTGCATGCTGCCTTATCATTAAGGAGCGCTGGCTATCAAACTATTATGGTGAATTGCAATCCAGAAACGGTTTCCACTGATTTTGATACTTCCGATCGATTATATTTTGAACCTGTTACTTTAGAGGATGTGTTGTCCGTCGTTGCAATTGAGCAGCCTGAGGGCGTTATTGTGCATTATGGGGGGCAGACACCATTAAAACTAGCCCGTGATTTAGAGGCTAATGGCGTAAAAATAATTGGTACTTCATCGGATGCTATTGATATGGCTGAGGACAGAGAACGATTTCAGCAAATGGTGAAAGAATTGAAGCTGCACCAACCCGATAATGGCACTGTTCGCAGCGAAGCAGAAGCCATTGAGTTAGCCAACAAAATTGGTTATCCGCTAGTTGTCAGGCCTTCTTATGTGCTCGGTGGTCGAGCTATGGAAATTGTTTATCAAGAAGAGGATTTACGGCATTACTTGTCGCATGCCGTTGAAGTTTCTAATGATTCTCCTGTTTTGCTTGATAAATTTTTGAATGATGCCATAGAAGTAGATATTGATGCCGTTTGTGATGGCAAAGACGTCTTGATTGGTGCCATCATGGAGCATATCGAACAGGCGGGGATACATTCGGGTGATTCCGCATGTACTTTACCTCCCTTTAGCTTGGGTGTGGTTGTTCAACAGGATTTGATAGAGCAGATTCGAAAAATGGCATTGAAATTAGGCGTGGTGGGCTTGATTAATGCGCAGTTTGCTATTCAAGCGGATGATATTTATGTTTTGGAAGTGAATCCGCGCGCTTCGAGAACTGTACCTTTTGTCTCAAAGGCTACCGGGCTGCCATTAGCTAAAATTGCGGCTCTTTGTAAAGTAGGGATTAGCTTGAAAGATCAAGGATTAAACCAAAACCATCATGTACCTTCTTTCTATTCGATTAAATTGCCGGTTTTTCCCTTTATCAAATTTTCTGGTGTGGATTCAATTCTTGGCCCGGAAATGAAATCAACAGGAGAAGTGATGGGTATTGCCAAGCGGTTTGGACAAGCTTATGCTAAAGCTCAGTTAGGTGCCGGGTGTCATATTGCCAAACGACGACGGGCTTTCGTATCGGTACGTGACGCGGATAAAACACGCGTAGGAGAGATAGCCAAGAGATTGATAGAATTGGGTTTTGAAATTATTGCCACACGGGGTACTGCTTTGGCATTACAAGCTGCCGGCGTAGACTGCAGGAGAGTCTTTAAAGTGGCAGAAGGCAGACCACACGTACTGGATTTTATAAAAAATAATGAAATAGACTTTATTGTAAATACGACTGAGGGCAAACAAGCAATTGCGGATTCCTTTGCTATCAGGCGCAATGCCTTGCAGCATAAGGTGAGCTATACCACGACCTTATCAGGGGCTGAAGCAGCTTGTTTGGCTATGAAGTATGAAGATAGGGAAACTGTAACTCGCTTACAAGATTTACATTAG